From Rhineura floridana isolate rRhiFlo1 chromosome 5, rRhiFlo1.hap2, whole genome shotgun sequence, a single genomic window includes:
- the C5H11orf42 gene encoding uncharacterized protein C11orf42 homolog — translation MDSGIHTLEVGEADVNWELIRDKVVEERFGPTVVPVPFLEDAASYDLLTVLIKKAPLGQGLLRRQRCLVPVGPLEHLLAGGAAAAARELTHCTREYNARVRGESRYEETRLAGGALRHLRLTMAGVHKKVAFLVLRPGAVALRPDLPWLRARSSIYVVYEVFYCGSLTLAVTQGAAQRSFHRAQPLPVAFSCLKFALSGKGVLGSQKPMGHSLPARAAWVRMAVLEAPGPAAPLETAPPRDSPAGRKRWRPLSKASRSLAGKWPFRQHHPKRGPSPASLADPERHSMSLPLLQSVMAESDTEE, via the exons GTCGTCGAGGAGCGCTTCGGGCCGACGGTGGTGCCGGTGCCCTTCCTGGAGGACGCCGCCTCCTACGACCTGCTGACGGTGCTGATCAAGAAGGCGCCGCTGGGCCAGGGCCTCCTGCGCCGGCAGCGCTGCCTGGTGCCCGTCGGGCCGCTGGAGCACCTGCTGGCGGGgggcgcggcggcggcggcgcgggAGCTGACGCACTGCACGCGCGAGTACAACGCCCGCGTGCGCGGCGAGTCCCGCTACGAGGAGACGCGGCTGGCGGGCGGCGCCCTGCGGCACCTGCGCCTCACCATGGCCGGCGTCCACAAGAAGGTGGCCTTCCTGGTGCTGCGCCCCGGCGCGGTGGCCCTGCGCCCGGACCTGCCCTGGCTGCGCGCGCGGAGCAGCATCTACGTGGTCTACGAGGTCTTCTACTGCGGCAGCCTGACGCTGGCCGTCACCCAGGGGGCGGCGCAGCGCAGCTTCCACCGGGCGCAGCCCCTCCCGGTGGCCTTCTCCTGCCTCAAGTTCGCCCTCAGCGGCAAGGGGGTGCTGGGCTCCCAGAAGCCCATGGGCCACAGCTTGCCCGCGCGGGCGGCCTGGGTCCGAATGGCCGTGCTGGAGGCCCCCGGCCCGGCGGCGCCCTTGGAGACCGCCCCGCCCAGGGACAGCCCCGCCGGCCGCAAGCGGTGGAGGCCCCTGAGCAAGGCCTCCCGGAGCCTGGCAG GGAAATGGCCCTTCCGGCAGCACCACCCCAAGCGGGGACCCTCCCCTGCCAGCCTGGCCGACCCGGAGAGGCACTCCATGTCTCTGCCCCTCCTGCAGAGTGTCATGGCCGAGAGCGACACGGAAGAGTGA